From the Candidatus Aenigmatarchaeota archaeon genome, the window AAATGCCTGTAAAGAAGAAAACTGCAGCAAAGAAGCCCGCAGCAAAAACAGCTAAGAAGCCTGTAAAGAAGAAAAAATAATCCGGCGGCACTGGCTTAGCGCCTTACTGCTTACAAACCTTGCCGGAAAGGCAAAATAAACTTGCGGTGGCTTTAGGCGAGTATGTGGCTCTCGCGTCCCGGAAACAACTCCGGAACGCCACCTCTTTCATTTTTTGAATTTTCTAATTTCAAAAGGAGAGATTATTAAAATCACCTCCTATCTTTATGCCCACATCAAAAATATCCGCCCTGTTTGTCCTTATTCTTCTGTCTTGCCCTGCTCTTGCCCTGAAGGAAACCACAATCTTCCTCCCGGCAGTAGTCGAAAGCGATTATGGTGAAGAAGGCGTCATGGCAACTCTCACGGTAAACGTGCGGGATGGCTCGGGCCATGTGTACGTCGATACATGGCCCCTTGCAAAGATTGACACCCAGGCATCGGCAAGAATATCTAAGGAAGTTGCCTGCGAAACGCTCTTTATCGACTGCTCAAAATACGATTTCTTCTATACCATCAGGTCTGACGCCGAGATCGTCGGCGGGCCTTCGGGCGGAGCCGCAACAACGGTTGCAACGCTTGCATCCCTTCTTGACCTTGAGATAAACAACCACGTGCTTATTACGGGGACCATAAACCCCGACGGCTCTATAGGCCCTGTTTCTGGCATACTCGAAAAAGCCCAAGCGTCAAGCGAAAAGGGATACCTTTTTCTGGTGCCGGAAGGCCAGAGCATAATCACAACTGCAAAAGAAGACCCTCTCGACCTGGGGCTATACGCAAAGGAAAACCTGAACCTGAGCGTAAAGGAAGTAGGCAATATCAACCAGGCATTTTCATATTTTACAAACTACAAGATAAAGGATGTCAACATAAAATTCAGGAAAACTGAGGGCTACCAGAAGGTAATGGATGGCTTTGGAGTGGAGCTGATAAACCATTCCAAAGAGCTCAGGGAAGAATGCCTCACCAAAGCCAAAAAGTCAAAGATAGACTACAACCTTCGTGAAGAGCTCCTTGAGCTATGTAGCAAAAGTCCAGAGGAAGCAGAAGACGAATTCAAAAAAAAGAACTACTACTCTGCCGCCTCGATTGCATTTTCGAACTCGATTTCGTACCGGCACGGAATAAGGATGGCTGAGTTCCTTTCAAGCCCTGACAAAAAGGAGTACGCCAGAGACTATCTCAGCTCCCTCAAGCCGGCGGATTTTACCATCGACACGAACAACATCGAGCTTTTCGCAATAATTGAGGAGAGATACTCCGAAGCTGAGGAAAACCTTGACAGCGGCTGGAAGGAGTATTACTCCGGGGAGTATAGCCAAAGCATTTACTACGGCGCTTATGCTGAAGAACGGCTCTACACGGCAGAGCTCTGGAACCAGCATTCAGAGGAGTTCCCTGTTTATGTTGCAACTTCTTCGGAAAACTTAAGCTCCATTGCAACCGAAACCATATCTGACGCTTACGCCCTCCTGACATACTCAAGTCTCCTTACAGTCAACAGCTTTTCGACCGAAGCAGATATGCTGATAGAAAGGGCACGGGAGAGCCAGAAGAAAGGCAATTACACAACAGCAATCGTCCTTGCGCTCAAAGCCAGGGCAAACGCCGAACTTGCTTCAGAGCTTGCCGGAAAAACGGATTACACCTCCCTAATCGAGCTTCACAGAAAGCGTGCCCTCATATCCATAAACCAGACAAGCTCGATACTGGGGCAAAGTTACTTCGAGTATGCAGAGACGCTTAAGGGCTCCAACGAAGTTGCCGCCGTAACCTATTACACCTATGCCGAAAAGCTGTCAAAGCTTAATAACCTGGTAAACAAGTCCCCGGCCACAGCCAAAATAGTCCCACTGGAGTACATAGAGCCAGTCAAGTGCCCAATGCAGAGGTTCCTTCCCGGAGGGCTTTCCATTTCCACACTTATCCTATTTCTAATTTTTATGGTCTAGATTTATAATGGCGCTTCCCGTATTTGAACTCACGCTCGCAAAAACCCTGGTTCTCGCATTGTGCCTCGGAATAGTCTGGTTTGGCTATTTTAAGAAGGTTACTGATATCTGGGCGTCCATTGTCGCAAGCATCCTTGGCGTATACTTCATAGGGCTTTTTCCACTCTACTGGTTTGCTTCCCTGCTTCTCCTCTATATTGCAACCAGCATGGCAACCAGGCACAAAAACGTCTGGAAAGCCGTAAACCACACGACGGGGCGGGGCATAAAAAACATACTCAGCAACCTCGGAATCGCCCTTGCCTTCTCGGTAATGTACCTTGTGGACAACCAGCCCGCATTCTACCTTGCATTTCTCTGCAGCGCCGCCTGCGCCTGCTCAGACACTCTTGCTTCCGAAATCGGGCAGCTTAGCCGCTCAAAGCCCCGGCTTATTACAACCTGGCAAGAGGTAAAGACTGGAATGGATGGAGCCGTATCCGTCCTTGGGCTTCTTTCCGCGGCAACTGGCGCTGTTTTGACGGCTTTGCCGTCACTATGGGTGCAGCCGGAAGCCACAGCCCTGAAATTCTTCATAACCGCCTCTATTATCGGCTTTATCGGCTGCAATATCGACTCCCTTGTGGGCGCGCAGTACGAACTAAGGGGCTCTGTTACAAATGATACCACAAACCTCATAGCAACCACGATTTCCGGCTTTTTGGGGCTTATTGCCTGGCTCATCCTGTTTTAAGACCAAATTCTGTTCATTTGTGTAGAAGGGTTCCTTTTGCCGCCATTTGAGAAACGAAACTTCAAAAAGCCCTCCAAATGCCAAATCCGGCTATACTGAATGGCCGGGAGTCCTAATTTATTAATTTAACACCTTCTATATTAAATGGGGTTCTCTACCAATGGTAGAGTATCTTTGAAAGAACAGGGATGTTCAATGATCTAAACAGGTGTAATGAGGAGTATTATCTATTTGTTGCTACGCTGCTTAGTGAATGGCTTGGCTTGATATCTGAAGAAGGACGTGGCAAGCTGCGATAAGCCCCGGCGAGGCGCATGCGGCCTTTGAACCGGGGATTTCCGAATTGCCCCCTTTGGGGGGCGGGAACGCGGAGAATTGAAACATCTTAGTACCCGCGGGAAAAGAAAACAACAGTGATTTCCTGAGTAGGGGCGACCCAAAGGGAAAGAGAGCAAACCGAATACCCTGCCGCAAGGCAGGGTAGATGTGGGGTATGGACACTCTTACATCCAAAGGCGGGATCCGAAGCTTCTGGAAAAGTTGCACCATAGAGGGTGACAGGCCCGTAGGAGAACCGTTCGAGGATGAGTGGAGATGTTCCTGAGTAAGGCCGGTTGGTTTTCCGGCAAGAAGATGGGAGTCACTAACTTCCAACTCTAAATATGTATCAAGACCGATAGTGAAATAGTACCGTGAGGGAAAGCTGAAAAGAACCCGTAACAGGGTGTGAAAAGAACCTGAAACTAAGCAGTATTGTTATCCGTTTTGAAAAATGGGGTAAGGAGTGTAGATCGTTGGCAAGGTTAACTCTTTTTTATGAGAGGAAGCCACAGCGAAAGCGAGTGCGAAAGTGCGTTTAGTCAGCGGTCTACCACCCGAAACCTAATGATCTAACCCGGGACAGGTTGAAGTGTAGCGAAAGCTGCATGGAGGACCGAACCAGTACTGAGGTGCTACTCGTTTGGATGATCCGGGGTTAGGGGTGAAATGCCAATCGTATTGGGTGATAGCTGGTTCCCCCCAAAATGAGCCGTAGTTCAGCCTCAATGCTTAAGTTCGATGTGTATAGTTACTGATCGAGAGGTAGGGGAAGAAATTCTTCGCCTTTCGGCCAAACTCAGAAGCGTCGATCAGTATGCATTGGGAGTGAGGTTTGCCGGGGAAAGCTCGGTGACCCTGAGGGAAACAACCCTAACTGGCATTAAGGTCCCAAAGTGATAACTAAGTACTTTCGAAAGTGTCTCTATCCTAAAACAGAAGGTAGGTAGGCCTAGAAGCAACCACCCTTTAAAGAGTGCGTAACAGCTCACCTTCCTAGGGTAGTGGCACCCAAGATGGACGGGGTTAAGTTATCCACCGATATGCCGGTCTCTCAAGTTCGCTTGAGAGAGGTAGGGGGGCGTCTTGCGAGGGCAGAAGCGTTTCTTTAAGGAAGCGTGGACCTTGCTTGAATGAGAATCTTACCGAAAGTAGCAACAAAGTGGTGTGAGAATCACCATCGCCACAAGTGGGTAAGGGTTCCCTACCAATGACGATCAGGTAGGGGTAAGTCAGTATTCTAACTTGACCGGTAACTTACGTCTCGGAAGATAAACTGGTTAATAATCCAGTACCGTCAAGAATTATCTTATCTGCAGATTCGGGATAGGTCAGCGCGAGCCAAGCATATAAGCCCTTCGAGTCTCGTAATGAGGAGAAGAGGGTGAAAGTGTGACGGGCCTCCCTTTGGAGGTTTGGCCAAGTTCTGGATCCATTGAAAACAGAATAAGAGTGTCTTGATGACTGTACCCAGAACCGACACTGGTACCCACGCTGAGTAGGCGAAGGTGTGATGGGATAATCCTGTCTAGGGAACTCGGCAATTTAGTAGCGTATCTTAGGTATAAGCTATGCCTGTTTTCCATTTCGGAAAAGCAGGTCTCAGTGACAAGAAGAACCCGACTGTTTAATAAAAACATATCCGACTGCTAGCCAGAAATGGTGCGTATAGTCGGTGAAACCTGCCCAGTGCGGGTGTGTTAAACCCGGCCAAACCGGGCCAAGCCCCCGTAAACGGCGGCGGTAACTCTGACCGTCTTAAGGTAGCGTAATCCCTTGCCGATTAATCGTCGGCCTGCATGAAGGTCCAACGTGGTTCTTACTGTCCCAGACAGGAACCCAGCGAACTCTCTGCCTGGTGAATAGGCCAGGATCTCCTAGTGGGAAGACTAGTCCCTGTGGAGCTTTACTACAGCCTGCTGTTGTGGTGAGTTTTTAGCTGCATAGAGTAGATAGGAGCCGTAAGGCGAAAGTGTAACACTATCCTGCTCGAAACTCACTGCTGACCCCTCCGGGGGGACACCAGTTGGTGGGTAGTTTGGGTGGGGCGCCACACCCCTAACAATTCATCAGGGGTGCCCAAAGGTCAGCTCACCGAGGTCAGAAGTCTCGGGAAGAGTGTAAACGCAAAAGCTGGCTTGATTGGATACTGAGAAGCAACGTATCCAAGTGCGAAAGCATGGGTTAGCGATATGCAGCTTTACTTTAGTGGTAGCCTGTAACGTCAGAAAAGCTACCCCAGGGATAATGGAGCCGTGGTCCCCAAGAGTCCATATCGACGGGACGCGTTGCTACGTCGTTGTTGGCTCCTCTCCTCCTGGGCGTGCATAAGCGCCCAAGGGTGCAGGGGTTTACTGCTTAAAGAGGGACGCTAGCTGAGTTAAGAACGGCGTGAGCCAGTTCGGTCTATATCTGCTAGGAGTGTTATGTTCTGACAGTAAGGAGGCTATAGTACGAAAGGAACAAGCTTCCGTGGCCACTGGTGTACCGGTTGTGATTGCACCGCCGGGTAGCTACGCCATATTGGATAAGAGCTGAAAGCATCTAAGCACGAAGCCAAGCTGAAAAAAAGAACAACTTAGGAGCTCGTAGAAGACGAGTTTGATAGAAAGGGGATGTAAGTACCAAGCTTCGGCGAGGTATTCAGTCCTCCTTCACTAAATCCTAGGCGGCAAATAGATGCTCAAGTCATTACACCTGAAGGTTCTTTCAAAGGGCCTGGGTTCCTTCGTTCTGCTTGCAGAACGGGGCCCCATTCCATTCGGAATGAGGTTCGGAACTCAGGCCAAACCCCATTTAAATTTCTTAAATGGTTTTGAAGGGAATAGCGGGAGCTAAAAACTCAAAAGTACTTTATTATATGAAACAGTCAGACCTCAAATTAGGTTGGCAGGATATGGAAAAGTTAAAATCAGAAGGACATGTACTAGAGGCATTTTTAATCTTAGCCAATTGGATTGAAAGAAATATGCAATTTGCAATATACTACCACAACATATTTTCAAAAAAAGATGATGCTAAGCTGAAAGAGTTTCTTCAGACTTTTGAGACGAAAAAATCTAAGCACAACAGAATTTCCAAACAAGAATTGAAGGCTATAGCTAGTTTGAATCCCTCAGAACAAGAAAGAGCCATACCCTGGAAGGTACTAACCACAATCCAAGTCACTTCTTCTGTCACAAATGACTTCAAGCAAGCCCTGATTGAACTCGTCCGTTGGGGTCTTATTAACGAAAAAGAAAGAGGTCGTTTGCTAAAAGAACTAAAAGATTTTGAAGCATATAGAGGAAAAGTGGTACATCGTCTTATCGAGGACAGAGTAACACACAAAGAAGTAGAAGCTTACTATACTAAAGGGAAGATACTGAATCAAAGAATATTGCATCTACACTATTCCTTTTTACATGGTGGTCTGAATATACAAATTCGCCTTGAAAACCCAAAAGATTTCAGGGAAACTGAAGAGCTTACCCGGGACGCCTTTTGGGACGTGTATAAGCCCGGATGCGACGAGCATCTTGTCCTCCACAACCTAAGAAAATCCCCTACTTTTGTAAGGGGGCTTGACTTTGTCGCTGTCCTAAACGGCAAAATCATCGGAAACATCGTCTACTCAAAGGCAAAAGTAATCGGCGAAGACAAAAGCGAGCACGAAGTACTCTGCCTTGGGCCTTTTTGCGTCGCGCCTGAAATGCAGAAAAAAGGAATCGGCTCAAAACTTATCCGGCAGTCTCTTTCAAAAGCCAAAACTCTTGGCTTCAGGGGAGTAATCCTATTTGGGAGCCCCGAGTACTATTCCCGCTTTGGCTTCAAAAATGCCGAAAGTTATCACATCACGACGCCTGACGGCAAAAACTTTGACGCCTTCATGGCGCTTGAGCTTGTTGAAGGAAGCCTGAAAGGAATTGAAGGGCGTTTTTTTGCAGATTCGGTTTTCGAGGTCGAAGCTAAAGATTTAGAGGAATTTGAAAAAAGCTTTCCGTTCAGGGAAAAGCACGTTACAGACACTCGGATTCATTTGGACTAATCTAGGGGGGTCTTAAATGTTTGCGTTGTAGTGAAAAGGGTTATGGTGGGATTAAGAACAACTAGGCCAGGCTTGCCTTTTTGTTCCCGTGAATCCTCTGGCATTTCTTATTTGCCAGAAGAAGCCAGGAAATGCTTATAGAGTCGTGAAGTGCTGCCTTTTCGCTTTGGAAGTAATCAATCCATGCCTGAAAGCATCCTTGGGACTTCATATATGCTTCTTCTGCCGTAT encodes:
- a CDS encoding DUF92 domain-containing protein, producing MALPVFELTLAKTLVLALCLGIVWFGYFKKVTDIWASIVASILGVYFIGLFPLYWFASLLLLYIATSMATRHKNVWKAVNHTTGRGIKNILSNLGIALAFSVMYLVDNQPAFYLAFLCSAACACSDTLASEIGQLSRSKPRLITTWQEVKTGMDGAVSVLGLLSAATGAVLTALPSLWVQPEATALKFFITASIIGFIGCNIDSLVGAQYELRGSVTNDTTNLIATTISGFLGLIAWLILF
- a CDS encoding N-acetyltransferase, yielding MNIQIRLENPKDFRETEELTRDAFWDVYKPGCDEHLVLHNLRKSPTFVRGLDFVAVLNGKIIGNIVYSKAKVIGEDKSEHEVLCLGPFCVAPEMQKKGIGSKLIRQSLSKAKTLGFRGVILFGSPEYYSRFGFKNAESYHITTPDGKNFDAFMALELVEGSLKGIEGRFFADSVFEVEAKDLEEFEKSFPFREKHVTDTRIHLD